In Fusarium falciforme chromosome 10, complete sequence, a single genomic region encodes these proteins:
- a CDS encoding NACHT domain-containing protein, which produces MSFGFGVGDSIAVLELVNKVRKDFQSAPSQFEDISNEVRSLSIVLSEVDVTVSETELDAYQRSGLQHLVSSCRDVLETLEETLEKYRDLSSGNGKLRSRVKRVWKRINWEPDDIRELQAICAIKHGVGRFNLQQDNEQRLRTLDWLTPLDYDAQQQDFISRRQPGTGKWLLDSKEYQSWLTTVGHTLFCRGMPGAGKTILTSTVVEDLTTRYRGDKKTVISYIYFNFHPQDDQKLTNLLGSILRQCIQHLDRLPESVTALENESSDGCRASLLSELFKLQARCGVNIFATSRFIPDIVDTFENGTTLEIRASSKDIERYVKGRMEHLQPFARRNKQLQEEIKAGISAAVDGMFLLAQIFLDSLDDKLRAKDIRSGLNDLRRQIQGPGEGGQAQALDCAYEKAMERIKLQHALVVEPDTVKFNEENLPDIQGMVSACCGLVTIENESSIIRLVHTTTQEYFERTQGKWFPDADAEITTTCLTYLSFDIFEAGVLYGDKELIECLRSNPLYDYATQHWGHHARKALTLAEEIIGFLESGPKVEARLPAAARTQMA; this is translated from the exons ATGAGCTTCGGCTTCGGTGTTGGCGACTCCATTGcggtccttgagctcgtgAACAAGGTTCGCAAAGATTTTCAGAGTGCCCCGAGCCAGTTTGAGGACATCTCCAATGA GGTTAGAAGTCTCTCGATTGTGCTATCCGAGGTCGACGTCACCGTTTCCGAGACCGAACTCGACGCATACCAGCGGTCAGGCCTACAGCATCTTGTTAGTAGCTGTCGAGATGTGCTTGAGACCTTGGAAGAGACGCTGGAAAAGTACAGGGACTTGAGTTCAGGTAATGGAAAGTTGAGAAGCCGGGTAAAGAGGGTTTGGAAGCGAATCAACTGGGAACCAGACGATATTCGGGAACT TCAAGCAATTTGCGCTATCAAACACGGCGTAGGTCGGTTTAATCTTCAGCAAGACAACGAACAGCGTCTCAGGACACTCGACTGGCTAACGCCGCTTGACTATGACGCTCAACAGCAGGACTTCATTAGTCGAAGACAGCCGGGCACTGGAAAGTGGCTCTTGGACTCTAAAGAGTACCAGAGCTGGCTGACGACTGTGGGCCATACCTTGTTCTGTCGGGGTATGCCAGGAGCTGGAAAGACAATCCTTACCTCGACCGTGGTCGAAGATCTTACAACGAGATATCGTGGCGACAAGAAAACTGTCATTTCGTACATTTACTTCAACTTTCACCCGCAGGATGATCAAAAGCTCACCAATTTGTTGGGAAGCATCTTGAGGCAGTGTATCCAACATTTGGATCGGCTACCGGAGAGCGTCACCGCTCTTGAGAACGAGT CGTCGGATGGTTGCCGAGCCAGTCTTCTCTCAGAGCTGTTCAAGCTCCAGGCCAGGTGTGGCGTGAATATCTTTGCGACATCAAGATTTATACCGGATATTGTTGACACATTCGAAAATGGCACAACACTGGAGATACGGGCAAGCAGTAAGGACATAGAGAGATACGTGAAAGGGCGCATGGAGCATCTCCAACCCTTTGCCCGCCGGAACAAGCAGTTACaagaggagatcaaggccgGGATATCAGCAGCAGTGGATGGAAT GTTTCTACTGGCGCAGATCTTTCTCGACTCGCTTGATGACAAGCTGAGGGCCAAGGACATCAGAAGCGGCCTGAACGACCTCCGCAGGCAAATTCAAGGACCAGGGGAAGGTGGCCAAGCCCAAGCGCTGGACTGCGCATACGAGAAGGCCATGGAAAGAATTA AGCTCCAGCACGCGCTCGTAGTGGAGCCCGACACCGTTAAATTTAATGAAGAGAATCTCCCAGACATTCAAGGAATGGTATCTGCCTGCTGTGGATTGGTGACGATCGAAAACGAGAGCAGCATCATCCGGCTGGTACACACTACCACACAGGAATACTTTGAACGGACACAGGGAAAGTGGTTCCCAGACGCTGATGCAGAGATTACAACAACTTGCCTCACATACCTTTCGTTCGACATTTTTGAGGCTGGGGTTCTCTATGGGGACAAGGAGCTCATCGAATGCCTGCGTTCAAACCCACTCTATGACTACGCCACGCAGCACTGGGGCCACCATGCTCGCAAGGCTCTCACTCTGGCCGAGGAAATCATAGGGTTTCTCGAAAGCGGCCCGAAAGTCGAGGCTCGACTACCGGCGGCGGCACGGACCCAGATGGCGTGA
- a CDS encoding Zn(2)-C6 fungal-type domain-containing protein, whose amino-acid sequence MERILSSLYAPKKLSVGDQWRNLFDSTLLELKSWLYGLCTELKPIKGGVPNKSPQPYTLCMLASTTFATG is encoded by the exons ATGGAAAGGATCCTCTCAAGCCT ATATGCCCCAAAGAAGTTGTCAGTCGGTGACCAGTGGCGAAACCTTTTCGACTCTACTCTTCTCGAACTGAAGAGTTGGTTATATGGCCTATGCACAGAGCTCAAGCCTATCAAGGGCGGAGTCCCTAACAAATCCCCACAGCCCTACACGCTTTGCATG CTCGCCTCAACCACCTTTGCAACAGGATGA
- a CDS encoding Cupin-7 domain-containing protein has translation MAPSKSDDTPEVSQKSADAPQPPKNESVLTEKDHAEIAFTDKYSSPDVYINGENDTLWFPWVGPIELKPLRMETRTGTFVVVLRSPVDAWLGKHRHRGSVTAVTVSGNWRYKEYDWVARPGDYVVENPGTIHTLFVSGGTEIVFTITGSLEFFNDDDSLKNTMDIFTFSKMYYDHCKEKGLKPNDGLWY, from the exons ATGGCTCCCTCAAAGAGTGACGACACTCCGGAAGTGTCCCAAAAGAGTGCTGATGCTCCTCAGCCCCCCAAAAATGAATCAGTCTTGACGGAAAAGGACCATGCCGAGATTGCCTTCACGGACAAATACAGCTCACCCGACGTCTACATCAACGGCGAAAACGATACCTTGTGGTTTCCATGGGTAGGCCCAATCGAGCTGAAGCCACTACGCATGGAAACCAGGACTGGAACCTTCGTGGTTGTCCTGCGATCCCCCGTCGATGCGTGGCTGGGCAAGCACCGACATCGCGGAAGTGTAACTGCAGTCACCGTCTCGGGAAATTGGAGATATAAAGA GTATGATTGGGTTGCCAGACCAGGAGACTACGTGGTCGAAAACCCTGGCACGATTCACACACTCTTCGTCAGCGGTGGTACTGAGATTGTGTTTACGATTACTGGCAGTCTCGAGTTCTTCAACGACGATGACAGTCTAAAGAACACCATGGATATTTTTACCTTTTCAAAGATGTACTATGACCACTGCAAGGAGAAGGGGTTGAAGCCGAACGATGGGCTGTGGTATTAA
- a CDS encoding HET domain-containing protein: MWLIDTTTLSLRLFARSEGVEYAILSHTWGGDDEEVTFQDMADIAHCETKAGWAKIKKTCQLAKNMGLDYAWVDTCCIDKTSSAELSEAINSMFSWYRDSKICFVYLCTRIHEPQLHSSGNLLDDELASYRWFQRGWTLQELIAPSHMSFFNEDWEILGTKESLRDHLARITGIDTVVLKSVETLQNINIGKRFSWAAKRETKRAEDIAYCLLGIFGINMPLLYGEGSRAFIRLQEEIARSTNDLTLFAWQQSRKSAGSNWQLSGIFATSPNEFRHCDKLLVPRGKLEAETEFTLTNRGLRFDRNFDVSYPGFDSNENHLPEGDLFMRLDCLERSERTRHEARWVGIALRRIGTTYLRLFPDALQYCSSMVTHKVSQVRQVVYIAASLSDSDAEIITKNIMVGIYYNSIPRSPIMNTGEAI, encoded by the exons ATGTGGTTGATTGATACTACAACTCTATCCCTTCGACTATTCGCTCGTTCTGAAGGCGTCGAATATGCCATCCTCTCACACACCTGGGGAGGAGACGATGAGGAAGTCACTTTCCAAGACATGGCAGATATCGCTCACTGCGAGACAAAGGCCGGCTGGgcaaagataaaaaagacgTGCCAACTCGCAAAGAACATGGGCTTGGATTACGCCTGGGTCGATACTTGCTGTATCGACAAAACCAGCAGCGCCGAGCTGAGTGAGGCCATAAACTCCATGTTTTCATGGTATCGGGATTCCAAGATATGTTTCGTCTACTTGTGTACTCGGATACACGAGCCGCAGTTACATTCCAGTGGCAACCTCTTGGACGACGAGTTGGCCAGCTACAGGTGGTTTCAGAGAGGCTGGACACTTCAGGAGCTGATTGCACCATCCCATATGAGCTTTTTTAACGAAGACTGGGAAATTCTAGGAACCAAAGAATCACTGAGGGATCACTTGGCAAGGATCACTGGCATCGACACTGTAGTTCTCAAGAGCGTTGAGACACTGCAGAATATCAATATTGGCAAGAGGTTTTCATGGGCAGCCAAGCGGGAGACCAAGAGAGCCGAAGATATCGCCTACTGTCTCTTGGGTATCTTTGGCATAAACATGCCTCTTCTTTATGGAGAGGGTTCCAGGGCATTCATAAGGCTACAGGAGGAGATAGCCCGCTCAACAAACGACCTCACCTTGTTTGCCTGGCAGCAATCCAGAAAGTCGGCCGGGTCTAACTGGCAGCTCAGCGGTATCTTTGCCACCTCGCCCAACGAGTTTCGTCATTGCGACAAACTACTTGTTCCCCGGGGAAAGCTCGAGGCAGAAACCGAGTTCACCCTGACAAACAGAGGACTACGGTTCGATAGGAACTTTGACGTGAGCTACCCCGGATTCGACTCTAATGAAAATCATCTACCAGAGGGTGATTTATTCATGAGGCTGGACTGTCTCGAGAGGAGCGAACGCACCCGCCATGAGGCGAGATGGGTCGGCATTGCACTGCGCAGGATTGGAACAACCTACCTCAGGTTGTTTCCCGACGCTCTTCAATATTGCTCTTCCATGGTTACACACAAAGTCTCTCAGGTCAGGCAAGTTGTCTATATTGCAGCATCCCTATCTGATTCAGACGCCGAAATAATCACCAAGAATATCATGGTCGGCATATACTACAACAGCATTCCAAGATCTCCTATCATGAACACTGG GGAGGCCATCTAA